The Parasegetibacter sp. NRK P23 genomic sequence ATTTGCTTTGACCGTTTTAAGCTTCTTAAAACTGGCTATAACAATAGTTTTGCAATAGCCGGGTAAGGCGGGAAACGTGATGTTCATTTTTCAAAGTAAATTCAATCACGGCAAGACTGTTTACGTTTTCAACTCCCGGCCATCGCAAAGCCGTTACGTTGTACGCAAATTTATCGACAATGAGACTTAGTTTAGCGCAATTAACAAAGGATATAGCTAATGCAAACTTGGAAGACTTTTTATCATGTTGGCGCTGGCTAGTGACCGACATGAAGGCTGTTGTTACAATTTCGTGTTTAGGTGATATGTTCTTTTTAGGAAAAGACGACAATGTTTATTGGCTTCAAACAGAAAACGGCGAATTGACAAAAATTGCTAGCTCCTTAGAGGAGTATCAATTATTTCTTGATGACGAGGTAAAACTGGACGATTGGTTTCTCCCTTTGCTCATTGAGAAATTGATAGACAGTGGGAAAACTCTAAAAGAGAACGAAGTTTACAGTTATAAACAGCTTCCTATACTAGGTGGCGAATATTCTGTGGACAATATAGATCCGACGGATATGAGTATTCATTTTGCATTTTGTGGACAGATATGTGAGCAAATCAAAAATCTGCCAGACGGAACTAAGGTTAACATAAAAGTTCAATAGTAAAACTTACGCGTACAACAATAGTTTTGCAATAGCCGGGTAAGACGGAGAACGTGATGTTTAGTTTTCTAAGTAAATTCAAACTCGGTAAGACTGTTTACGTTTTCAAATCCCGGCCATCGCAAAGCCGTTACGTTGTACGCAATGCCTCTTGACAATAGGTGACTTTGTATGAAAAGAAATGATGTTAAAAGACTCACTTTTGACTTAAGCGACATTTGGCTTGAATTAAAAAGCAGCGGACTGGATTTGGAGAATGAAGTTGTTTTCGATTTTGATTTTTATGCTGGACGCGAAAGGAAAATTGTCGCA encodes the following:
- a CDS encoding T6SS immunity protein Tdi1 domain-containing protein — its product is MRLSLAQLTKDIANANLEDFLSCWRWLVTDMKAVVTISCLGDMFFLGKDDNVYWLQTENGELTKIASSLEEYQLFLDDEVKLDDWFLPLLIEKLIDSGKTLKENEVYSYKQLPILGGEYSVDNIDPTDMSIHFAFCGQICEQIKNLPDGTKVNIKVQ